The DNA sequence TCAATAAATACTTAATTGCAATAGATAAAAATTACATTGATAAAGAAATTTTTTCTGTTTTATTGACTTTGAAGCTCCTTGTTTGCCTTTTCTACTTTTAGATTTAGAAGTATAAAAGTTATCAACACATTGAATATCATAGGAAGCCATAAGTACATAATATGAAGCATATTTACACAGGACTGTGACTGTGTTGTGGCATTTTGAACATATCCACTTGCTGCAAGCATCCAACCTGCTATAGCAGTACCAAGTCCACCACCAACCTTAGTTCCAAATGATGTACAAGAATACATTGTACCATCTACCTTTTTACCGGTTGTAAGTCTTGTATACTCTGATGTTGTTGCAATAAGCGCATTCATATCTCCTTGAAGAGGGCTCATACCAAGTGCCGCTACCGCTGTAAAGAAAAGCATCAGTGGAATACTTCCCATGTATCCGGCAATAACCACTCCCAGACGACCTGCTGTACCTATAACATATCCAACAATATTTAACTTGTACATACCCCTTAATCTTTCTACAAGAACAGGTGTTATGAGTAACCCTATAATCATAGGAATATTTATAGCCCAGGAGAATGTCCCAAACAGTCCATCATTTCCAAGTACATACTTCATAAAGTAAATACCCATTCCAAGTGTTGCCGAATAAAGCTGCATAAGAAGATAAGCACCACAAATCATAAGGAAATACTTATTGTGGACAAGTATCTTAAAAGCATCAATAAGATTGTATTTTTCCTGTGGTTCATCTTCAGCTTTTCCTTCAGAGAGTTCTTCATCTGAAAGTTCTCTAACCGACAATACCGAAACAGTATTTGATATAACTCCTATGATGGCATATATAATAGCAACTATTCTCCAAGCTGCTGCACCACCACCAAGCTTTGCTACAAATCCGACTGTTACAGCCTGAATCAGCATACTCGTACCAAATGCAAACATAAATCTTATAGAGCCCATCTGTACTCTTTCAGAATTGTTCTTTGTAATAAGTGCGGTAAGTGCCGAATATGCAATATTATTGGCTGTATAAAATCCTGCATTCAATAATGTATATGCTATAAAAAACCAGGCATACTGAGCAGTCTTTCCCATATCCACAGGAATACAAAATATTGCTACCAAACATATAGCACATCCGAAATATCCATATAGCATCCAAGGTCTTGCCTTACCCATTTTGGTATTGGTCTTATCAATCATTGCACCAAAGAACACATCGCTGATACCGTCAAAAATCTTTGAAACCGCAATCAATGTTCCTACTATACCTGCATTCAATCCTATGATATCTGTTAAATATATCATTACAAATGCAGCTAAAAGTGCATAGACTACATTTCCTGCTATATCACCTGAACCATATCCTATCTTGTTATACCACTTTAAATATTTCTTTTCTCCCATAAAAACTCTCCTTTACCTATATTTTTACTTCACAAAAGGTATCATACTAATATCAAAATCAAACTTGATATCATCAAATCTATACTTATCTATTACTACCGGTCCACAACTGTTTGAACCTATACCGTTTAGAGCATAGTCAAGACAAAGCACTGTACTCTCGGACTCTACAAGCTCAAAATTATGTTTCGCTCTTTCAAGCTCTTCCTGTGTATAAACAGAAGCATTAAATGAGAAAGTTTTTTGAGCTGCCACCACCATTCCAAACTGTCCATTTGCCAGTTCCACA is a window from the Lachnoanaerobaculum umeaense genome containing:
- a CDS encoding MFS transporter, which translates into the protein MGEKKYLKWYNKIGYGSGDIAGNVVYALLAAFVMIYLTDIIGLNAGIVGTLIAVSKIFDGISDVFFGAMIDKTNTKMGKARPWMLYGYFGCAICLVAIFCIPVDMGKTAQYAWFFIAYTLLNAGFYTANNIAYSALTALITKNNSERVQMGSIRFMFAFGTSMLIQAVTVGFVAKLGGGAAAWRIVAIIYAIIGVISNTVSVLSVRELSDEELSEGKAEDEPQEKYNLIDAFKILVHNKYFLMICGAYLLMQLYSATLGMGIYFMKYVLGNDGLFGTFSWAINIPMIIGLLITPVLVERLRGMYKLNIVGYVIGTAGRLGVVIAGYMGSIPLMLFFTAVAALGMSPLQGDMNALIATTSEYTRLTTGKKVDGTMYSCTSFGTKVGGGLGTAIAGWMLAASGYVQNATTQSQSCVNMLHIMYLWLPMIFNVLITFILLNLKVEKANKELQSQ